A window of the Arachis duranensis cultivar V14167 chromosome 5, aradu.V14167.gnm2.J7QH, whole genome shotgun sequence genome harbors these coding sequences:
- the LOC107487882 gene encoding BES1/BZR1 homolog protein 2 produces MTGGGSSGRLPTWKERENNKRRERRRRAIAAKIYAGLRAQGNYKLPKHCDNNEVLKALCAEAGWIVEEDGTTYRKGCKRPQGEIGGTPANMSGCSSLQPSPQSSAFPSPVPSYHASPTSSSFPSPSRIDPNLQNPSSFLLPFIHNITSIPTNLPPLRISNSAPVTPPLSSPTSRGSKRKADFESLSNVSSLNSFRHPLFAVSAPSSPSRRHQLATSTIPECDESDASTVDSGRWVSFQTTTASAAPPSPTFNLVKPAMQQITPQDSMDMNEGMQWGQAAERGRPSDFDFENGRVKPWEGERIHEVGVDELELTLGCGKA; encoded by the exons ATGACCGGCGGTGGATCGTCGGGGAGGCTGCCGACGTGGAAGGAGAGGGAAAACAACAAGCGGAGAGAGAGAAGGCGGAGAGCGATTGCAGCGAAGATCTACGCTGGTCTTCGAGCTCAGGGTAACTACAAGCTTCCCAAGCACTGTGATAACAACGAGGTCTTGAAAGCTCTCTGTGCCGAAGCTGGTTGGATTGTCGAAGAGGACGGTACTACCTACCGCAAg GGATGTAAGAGGCCGCAAGGTGAGATTGGAGGAACTCCAGCGAACATGAGTGGTTGTTCTTCACTACAGCCAAGTCCACAGTCATCAGCGTTCCCAAGCCCTGTTCCTTCCTACCATGCTAGCCCAACTTCCTCATCATTCCCCAGCCCCTCTCGCATTGATCCCAACCTTCAAAACCCCTCTTCATTCCTCCTACCATTCATTCATAACATCACCTCCATCCCCACAAACCTTCCTCCTCTTAGAATATCCAATAGTGCCCCTGTTACCCCTCCTCTTTCTTCCCCAACCTCCAGGGGTTCTAAAAGGAAGGCGGATTTCGAATCCCTCTCCAATGTCTCCTCTCTTAATTCGTTCCGCCATCCTCTCTTCGCGGTATCCGCCCCATCCAGCCCCTCCCGCCGCCACCAATTGGCTACTTCCACCATTCCTGAGTGTGATGAATCTGATGCTTCCACCGTGGACTCCGGTCGCTGGGTTAGTTTTCAGACAACGACTGCCTCGGCTGCTCCTCCATCGCCTACCTTTAACCTTGTGAAACCAGCAATGCAGCAGATCACTCCCCAGGATTCCATGGATATGAATGAAGGCATGCAATGGGGCCAGGCTGCAGAGAGAGGAAGACCATCGGATTTTGACTTTGAGAATGGTAGAGTGAAGCCATGGGAGGGCGAGAGGATACATGAGGTGGGAGTGGATGAGTTGGAACTGACTCTAGGCTGTGGAAAGGCCTGA